From Falco cherrug isolate bFalChe1 chromosome W unlocalized genomic scaffold, bFalChe1.pri SUPER_W_unloc_1, whole genome shotgun sequence, the proteins below share one genomic window:
- the LOC129734851 gene encoding GTP-binding protein Di-Ras2-like has product MSEQSNDYKVVVFGAGGVGKSSLVLRFVKGTFRESYIPTIEDTYWQVISCDKSICTLQITDATGSHQFPAMQRLSISKGHAFILVYSITSHQSLEELRPIYEQICQIKGDLESIPIMLVGNKNDENQNREVESSEGEAMAKMWKCAFMETSAKLNHNLKELFQELLNLEKRRTVNLHIDGKNNKQQQRKEKLKGKCVVM; this is encoded by the coding sequence ATGTCTGAGCAAAGCAATGATTACAAGGTTGTTGTGTTTGGGGCTGGAGGAGTTGGAAAAAGTTCTTTGGTCTTGAGATTTGTGAAAGGCACTTTCAGAGAAAGCTACATCCCTACCATTGAAGACACCTATTGGCAGGTAATCAGCTGTGATAAAAGTATATGCACTTTGCAGATAACTGACGCTACAGGGAGCCATCAATTTCCAGCTATGCAACGTCTTTCTATTTCTAAAGGacatgctttcattttggtttaCTCTATCACAAGCCATCAGTCTTTGGAAGAACTCAGACCCATTTATGAACAAATATGTCAGATTAAAGGAGACTTAGAAAGCATTCCAATAATGCTGGTAGGGAACAAAAATGATGAGAACCAAAACAGAGAGGTGGAGAGCAGTGAAGGAGAGGCCATGGCCAAGATGTGGAAGTGTGCCTTTATGGAGACCTCTGCCAAGCTGAACCACAATTTGAAGGAGCTATTCCAAGAGCTGCTAAACCTAGAGAAACGCAGGACTGTGAATTTACATATTGATGGCAAAAataacaagcagcagcaaaggaaagagaagctgaaaggcaaatGTGTGGTCATGTGA